One genomic region from Jiangella sp. DSM 45060 encodes:
- a CDS encoding nuclear transport factor 2 family protein: MPTTTRTTADAVDRFTKAFLDHDAEALTELVGDDCVMDAIQPAPDGARYVGREACLAFWRELASDRTTRFEPEDVAVAGERATIRWRYRFGAGPAESVRGVTLLRVRDGLIVEALAYSKTGGVPLAPEAPGTSAERTTRQVLDRYNEAFRAHDPALLTGLIADDCVIEDSGPAPDGVRREGGAACLARWSELASNPALRFTPEPAEIHGDLAVQPWLLQWGDGEQDRVRGVNLLRIRAGRIAEARGYVKA, translated from the coding sequence ATGCCGACCACGACGCGCACGACGGCCGACGCCGTCGACCGCTTCACCAAGGCCTTCCTGGACCACGACGCCGAGGCGCTCACCGAGCTGGTCGGCGACGACTGCGTGATGGACGCCATCCAGCCGGCTCCCGACGGCGCCCGCTACGTGGGACGCGAGGCCTGCCTGGCGTTCTGGCGCGAGCTCGCCTCCGACCGCACCACCCGATTCGAGCCCGAGGACGTCGCCGTCGCCGGCGAGCGGGCGACCATCCGCTGGCGCTACCGCTTCGGCGCCGGCCCGGCCGAATCGGTCCGCGGCGTCACGCTGCTGCGGGTGCGCGACGGCCTGATCGTCGAGGCGCTCGCCTACAGCAAGACCGGCGGGGTCCCGCTGGCCCCCGAGGCCCCGGGAACGAGCGCCGAACGCACCACCCGCCAGGTCCTCGACCGGTACAACGAGGCCTTCCGCGCACACGACCCCGCACTCCTCACCGGCCTGATCGCCGACGACTGCGTCATCGAGGACTCCGGCCCCGCACCCGACGGCGTGCGGCGCGAGGGCGGCGCGGCGTGCCTCGCGCGGTGGTCCGAGCTGGCGTCGAACCCTGCGCTGCGGTTCACACCGGAACCGGCCGAGATCCACGGCGACCTCGCCGTCCAGCCGTGGCTGCTGCAGTGGGGCGACGGCGAGCAGGACCGCGTCCGCGGCGTGAACCTGCTGCGTATCCGCGCCGGCCGCATCGCCGAAGCACGCGGCTACGTCAAGGCGTGA
- a CDS encoding D-isomer specific 2-hydroxyacid dehydrogenase family protein has product MSQREPARTGITVYGCGPDEAALFRRLAPGFGVVPTITAEPPAEATAGLARGNRCVSVGHQHRVTNATLRALGRAGVRYVSTRSIGYDHIDVGYARSVGIAVGNVAYSPDSVADYTLMLMLMAVRGAKSVLRRADAHDYRLNDVRGRELRDLTVGVVGTGRIGAAVVDRLRGFGCRVLARDRGPADVPLDRLLRHSDVVTLHTPLTADTHHLLDERRIELLKDGAIVVNTGRGPLVDTEALLRALESGRLGGAALDVLEGEEGIFYADRRHRPIESKTWQRLQELPNVLISPHTAYYTDRALSDTVENSLSNCVNFESGERHE; this is encoded by the coding sequence GTGAGCCAGCGCGAACCGGCCCGGACGGGCATCACGGTCTACGGCTGCGGCCCGGACGAGGCCGCGCTGTTCCGGCGGCTGGCGCCGGGCTTCGGCGTCGTGCCGACGATCACGGCGGAACCGCCCGCCGAGGCCACCGCCGGCCTGGCCCGCGGCAACCGCTGCGTCAGCGTCGGCCACCAGCACCGCGTCACCAACGCCACGCTGCGCGCGCTCGGCCGGGCCGGCGTGCGGTACGTCTCCACCCGGAGCATCGGCTACGACCACATCGACGTCGGCTACGCGCGGAGCGTGGGCATCGCCGTCGGCAACGTCGCCTACTCCCCCGACAGCGTCGCCGACTACACGCTGATGCTCATGCTGATGGCGGTGCGCGGCGCCAAGTCGGTCCTGCGCCGCGCCGACGCCCACGACTACCGGCTCAACGACGTGCGCGGGCGGGAGCTGCGCGACCTCACCGTCGGGGTGGTCGGGACGGGACGCATCGGCGCCGCGGTCGTCGACCGGCTGCGGGGCTTCGGCTGCCGGGTGCTGGCCCGCGACCGCGGGCCCGCCGACGTCCCGCTCGACCGGTTGCTGCGGCACAGCGACGTCGTCACGCTGCACACCCCGCTCACCGCGGACACCCATCACCTGCTGGACGAGCGGCGGATCGAGCTGCTGAAGGACGGCGCGATCGTCGTCAACACCGGACGCGGCCCGCTGGTCGACACCGAGGCGCTGCTGCGAGCGCTGGAGAGCGGCCGGCTGGGCGGCGCGGCGCTGGACGTCCTCGAGGGCGAGGAAGGCATCTTCTACGCCGACCGCCGGCACCGCCCGATCGAGAGCAAGACCTGGCAGCGGCTGCAGGAGCTGCCGAACGTGCTGATCAGCCCGCACACCGCCTACTACACCGACCGCGCCCTGAGCGACACGGTCGAGAACAGTCTCAGCAACTGCGTGAACTTCGAGAGTGGGGAACGGCATGAATAG
- a CDS encoding response regulator transcription factor, translating to MRVLVVEDEPFLAEAIRDGLRLEAIAADLAGEGDAALELLSVNAYDIAVLDRDIPGPSGDEIARRIVASGSGMPILMLTAADRLDDKASGFELGADDYLTKPFELQELVLRLRALDRRRAYNRPPVRELAGLRLDPFRREVYRDGRYVALTRKQFAVLEVLVGAEGGVVSAEQLLERAWDENADPFTNAVRITVSALRKRLGEPWLIATVPGVGYRIDAGDRDGRG from the coding sequence ATGCGTGTGCTGGTGGTCGAGGACGAACCCTTCCTGGCGGAGGCCATCCGCGACGGTCTGCGGCTCGAGGCCATCGCCGCCGACCTCGCCGGAGAGGGCGACGCCGCGCTGGAACTGCTCAGCGTCAACGCCTACGACATCGCCGTCCTCGACCGCGACATCCCCGGGCCGTCCGGCGACGAGATCGCCCGCCGCATCGTCGCGTCCGGCAGCGGCATGCCGATCCTCATGCTCACCGCCGCCGACCGGCTCGACGACAAGGCCTCCGGGTTCGAGCTCGGCGCCGACGACTACCTCACCAAACCGTTCGAGCTGCAGGAACTCGTGCTCAGGCTCAGGGCGCTGGACCGCCGGCGCGCGTACAACCGGCCGCCGGTGCGCGAGCTCGCCGGCCTGCGGCTGGACCCCTTTCGCCGCGAGGTCTACCGCGACGGCCGCTACGTCGCGCTGACCAGGAAGCAGTTCGCCGTGCTCGAGGTGCTCGTCGGCGCCGAGGGCGGCGTCGTCAGCGCCGAGCAGTTGCTGGAGCGGGCCTGGGACGAGAACGCCGACCCGTTCACGAACGCCGTGCGCATCACGGTGTCGGCGCTGCGCAAGCGGCTCGGCGAGCCCTGGCTGATCGCCACCGTGCCCGGCGTCGGCTACCGCATCGACGCCGGCGACCGCGACGGGCGTGGCTAG
- a CDS encoding AI-2E family transporter, producing the protein MSNELDSTVRPAGRPSLVFVAAATAVALGVLALAAATWMVRGVLITVAAALLLAAGLEPQVRAVQRRVGRRGTAVLVVVAAILAGLVLFVTLALRPAVDQAAELVDDLPELLDRLSERFGGSALADHLASPEFEQQVRGALDDVVAFAANSLGAAFGVLGSVVGVVLTGFTVAATTVYAMLALPRIRAFAGRAAGDPERVAVVAEVFRRVGGYVTGQLGICACAGISSAIFFVIVGVPYAALLALVVAVLDAVPQVGATLAAVVAVLVALTVGFGTAVAVAVFFIAYQQLENFVIAPRVFASAVSLTPMTVFLAVLAGGALAGFVGAILALPVTAAATVVLRYVFRRRLGEEPPVEVGDEVRLNRHRG; encoded by the coding sequence ATGTCGAACGAGCTGGACAGCACGGTTCGCCCGGCCGGCCGCCCGTCGCTGGTCTTCGTCGCCGCGGCGACGGCGGTCGCGCTCGGTGTGCTCGCGCTGGCGGCGGCGACGTGGATGGTGCGCGGCGTGCTCATCACCGTGGCGGCCGCCCTGCTGCTCGCCGCGGGCCTGGAGCCGCAGGTCCGGGCCGTGCAGCGGCGGGTCGGCCGGCGCGGGACCGCCGTGCTCGTCGTCGTCGCCGCGATCCTCGCCGGGCTCGTGCTGTTCGTGACGCTGGCGCTGCGCCCGGCCGTCGACCAGGCCGCGGAGCTCGTCGACGACCTGCCCGAGCTGCTCGACCGGCTGTCCGAGCGGTTCGGCGGCTCGGCCCTCGCCGACCACCTCGCCAGCCCGGAGTTCGAGCAGCAGGTGCGCGGGGCCCTCGACGACGTCGTGGCGTTCGCCGCGAACTCGCTGGGCGCGGCGTTCGGGGTCCTGGGCAGCGTCGTCGGCGTCGTCCTCACCGGCTTCACCGTCGCCGCGACGACGGTCTACGCGATGCTGGCGCTACCGCGGATCAGGGCGTTCGCCGGCCGAGCGGCGGGCGACCCGGAACGCGTCGCCGTCGTGGCCGAGGTGTTCCGCCGGGTCGGTGGCTACGTGACCGGCCAGCTGGGCATCTGCGCGTGCGCCGGCATCTCGTCGGCGATCTTCTTCGTGATCGTCGGCGTGCCGTACGCGGCGCTGCTGGCGCTGGTCGTCGCGGTCCTCGACGCGGTGCCCCAGGTCGGCGCCACCCTGGCGGCCGTCGTCGCGGTGCTCGTCGCGCTGACCGTCGGCTTCGGCACAGCCGTCGCCGTGGCGGTGTTCTTCATCGCCTACCAGCAGCTGGAGAACTTCGTCATCGCCCCGCGGGTGTTCGCGTCGGCGGTGTCGCTGACGCCGATGACGGTGTTCCTCGCGGTGCTCGCCGGCGGCGCGCTGGCCGGGTTCGTCGGCGCGATCCTCGCCCTCCCGGTCACGGCCGCCGCGACCGTCGTGCTCCGCTACGTCTTCCGGCGCCGGCTCGGCGAGGAGCCTCCCGTCGAGGTGGGCGACGAGGTCCGCCTGAACCGCCATCGTGGCTGA
- a CDS encoding alpha/beta fold hydrolase has product MRIALATGAELAVHLYGDGDGDGEPVLLLHAWGETHRVFDRLVPLLPRSLRLVVPDQRGTGDSTKPAGGYALADAAADVVALLDALELDACWLAGTSSGGYVAQEVAAGHPGRVRGLALIGAPSDLRRPLPAALAGLLASMHDPVTRADVEVLTGALPLHVPVPAGFLDDQLAAAQTIPRRVWRAVAEGLVSAVPPIRRGPITVPTLILWGAEEDVLPAGQGRELAAAIEGSRLVTYEGTGHLVLWERPERVAADLAAFVTGVRR; this is encoded by the coding sequence ATGCGGATCGCGCTCGCGACCGGCGCCGAGCTGGCCGTCCACCTGTACGGCGACGGCGACGGCGACGGCGAGCCTGTGCTGCTGCTGCACGCGTGGGGCGAGACGCACCGGGTGTTCGACCGTCTCGTGCCGCTGCTCCCCCGCTCGCTGCGTCTCGTCGTCCCCGACCAGCGCGGCACCGGCGACAGCACGAAGCCGGCCGGCGGCTATGCCCTGGCCGACGCCGCGGCGGACGTCGTCGCGCTGCTCGACGCACTGGAGCTGGACGCCTGCTGGCTGGCCGGGACGTCCAGCGGCGGGTACGTCGCGCAGGAGGTCGCGGCCGGCCACCCCGGCCGGGTACGCGGCCTGGCGCTGATCGGGGCGCCCAGCGATCTGCGGCGGCCGCTGCCGGCCGCGCTCGCCGGGCTGCTGGCGTCGATGCACGACCCGGTGACCCGCGCCGACGTCGAGGTCCTCACCGGCGCCCTCCCACTGCACGTCCCCGTACCGGCCGGGTTCCTCGACGACCAGCTGGCCGCCGCGCAGACCATCCCCCGGCGAGTCTGGCGCGCGGTCGCGGAAGGCCTGGTCAGCGCCGTGCCGCCGATCCGGCGCGGCCCGATCACCGTCCCCACACTCATCCTGTGGGGCGCCGAGGAGGACGTGCTGCCCGCCGGCCAGGGCCGCGAGCTGGCGGCCGCGATCGAGGGCAGCCGCCTGGTGACGTACGAGGGCACCGGCCACCTCGTGCTCTGGGAGCGGCCGGAGCGCGTCGCCGCCGACCTCGCCGCGTTCGTGACGGGCGTCAGGCGCTGA
- a CDS encoding putative quinol monooxygenase, protein MIIIAGHELVDADERDAFVAAFRGLVARARATDGCLHVAITADSVDPERVNVVEVWRDADALNAWRRRARGPKSARPTRVDIKRYDATAGAPLS, encoded by the coding sequence ATGATCATCATCGCCGGACACGAACTGGTCGACGCCGACGAGCGCGACGCCTTCGTCGCGGCGTTCCGCGGCCTCGTCGCGCGCGCCCGCGCCACCGACGGCTGCCTCCACGTCGCCATCACGGCCGACTCCGTCGACCCCGAGCGGGTGAACGTGGTCGAGGTGTGGCGCGACGCCGACGCGCTGAACGCCTGGCGCCGGCGGGCCAGGGGCCCGAAGTCCGCGAGGCCCACCCGCGTCGACATCAAGCGCTACGACGCCACCGCCGGCGCACCGCTGTCCTGA
- a CDS encoding D-alanyl-D-alanine carboxypeptidase family protein produces the protein MTSTEPALTTTRPADAGALPSGVTVFDDRYPGVANLDPELLRALRRAAADAARDGVRFTVNSGWRSPEYQERLLRRAVAEHGSAEAAARWVATPDTSPHVAGVAIDLGRAARAWLSEHGARYGLCQIYRNEPWHFELRPEAAVHGPPAMYPDPSHDPRMGGDGRRAGA, from the coding sequence ATGACCTCCACCGAACCGGCCCTGACGACGACCCGGCCCGCCGACGCCGGCGCCCTCCCCAGCGGCGTGACGGTGTTCGACGACCGGTATCCCGGCGTCGCGAACCTCGACCCCGAGCTGCTCCGGGCCCTGCGCCGGGCGGCGGCGGATGCCGCGCGCGACGGCGTCCGGTTCACCGTCAACAGCGGCTGGCGGTCGCCGGAGTACCAGGAGCGGCTGCTGCGCCGGGCGGTCGCGGAGCACGGCTCGGCCGAGGCGGCCGCCCGCTGGGTCGCCACGCCCGACACGTCGCCGCACGTGGCGGGCGTCGCGATCGATCTCGGGCGGGCGGCCAGGGCGTGGCTGTCCGAGCACGGCGCCCGCTACGGGCTGTGCCAGATCTACCGCAACGAGCCGTGGCACTTCGAGCTGCGCCCCGAGGCCGCCGTCCACGGACCCCCGGCGATGTACCCCGACCCCTCCCACGATCCGCGGATGGGCGGTGACGGGCGCCGGGCGGGCGCATGA
- the vanX gene encoding D-Ala-D-Ala dipeptidase VanX, whose protein sequence is MPADFVVVDEHVPGIRWDAKYATWDNFTGKPVDGYLANRIVGTTALCAALARARVRAEALGFGLVLWDAYRPQRAVDSFLRWAKQPEDGRTKLRHYPNLDRPEMVEQGYVSARSGHSRGSSVDLTLYQLATGELAPMGGDHDLMDSVSHHGATGITPAEARNRRYLCSVMEASGFVRYDVEWWHYTLRDEPYPDTYFDFPIT, encoded by the coding sequence ATGCCCGCTGACTTCGTCGTCGTGGACGAGCACGTGCCCGGCATCCGCTGGGACGCCAAGTACGCCACCTGGGACAACTTCACCGGCAAACCGGTGGACGGCTACCTGGCCAACCGCATCGTCGGCACGACGGCGCTGTGCGCGGCGCTGGCCCGGGCCCGGGTCCGGGCCGAGGCGCTCGGCTTCGGCCTGGTCCTCTGGGACGCCTACCGCCCACAGCGGGCCGTCGACAGCTTCCTGCGCTGGGCGAAGCAGCCCGAGGACGGACGGACGAAGCTGCGGCACTACCCGAACCTCGACCGTCCCGAGATGGTCGAGCAGGGCTACGTGTCGGCGCGGTCCGGCCACAGTCGCGGCAGCAGCGTCGACCTCACGCTGTACCAGCTGGCCACCGGTGAGCTCGCCCCCATGGGCGGCGACCACGACCTGATGGACTCGGTCTCCCACCACGGCGCCACGGGCATCACGCCGGCCGAGGCGCGGAACCGCCGCTACCTCTGCTCCGTCATGGAGGCCAGCGGCTTCGTCCGCTACGACGTCGAGTGGTGGCACTACACGCTGCGCGACGAGCCCTACCCCGACACCTACTTCGACTTCCCCATCACCTGA
- a CDS encoding TetR/AcrR family transcriptional regulator — protein sequence MTTRTMPGPRERLLAAAKELTYEQGVSVGVDALLKRANVARRSLYEHFGGKDGLITEVLRVSADEDEAAYRQAMLAAGDDPRGRLLAIFDWLDGVIAGPDFRGCRYLAAELALAPDHPAHAVTLRYRERVHDLLATELRALGHPRPDPAAAQLLLLIDGALAVGATRSSTHPAAAARQLAEHVIGG from the coding sequence GTGACCACACGCACGATGCCGGGACCGCGTGAGCGCCTGCTGGCCGCGGCCAAGGAGCTGACCTACGAGCAGGGCGTCTCCGTGGGCGTCGACGCCCTGCTCAAACGGGCGAACGTGGCCCGGCGTTCGCTCTACGAGCACTTCGGCGGCAAGGACGGGCTGATCACCGAGGTGCTGCGAGTGAGCGCCGACGAGGACGAGGCCGCGTACCGGCAGGCCATGCTGGCCGCGGGCGACGACCCGCGCGGCCGCCTGCTGGCGATCTTCGACTGGCTCGACGGCGTCATCGCCGGCCCCGACTTCCGCGGTTGCCGGTACCTCGCGGCCGAACTCGCCCTGGCTCCGGACCACCCGGCGCACGCGGTGACGCTGCGGTACCGCGAGCGGGTGCACGACCTCCTGGCGACCGAGCTGCGCGCCCTCGGCCACCCGCGGCCGGACCCGGCGGCCGCCCAGCTGCTCCTCCTCATCGACGGCGCCCTCGCCGTCGGCGCCACCCGGTCGAGTACCCACCCGGCCGCCGCCGCCCGCCAACTCGCCGAGCACGTCATCGGCGGCTGA
- the vanA gene encoding D-alanine--(R)-lactate ligase, with product MNRLKVGVVFGGVSEEHPISVKSAREVAANLDPRRYETYWIGITTTGAWTLCDGPAEGWEDGARPAVLSPDRGVHGLLVLDEGRYETIRLDVVLPVLHGKLGEDGAMQGLLELAGLPYAGCDVQSSAVCMDKSLAYVVAASAGIATPRFWTVLADEKPDGGEFGYPVFVKPARSGSSFGVSKVTSEADLAGAVEAARRYDSKVVIEEAVAGSEIGCAVLGNGADLTVGEVDHIALSHGFFRIHQESTPESGSDNSTPIVPADIPAASRTLVQETAKAIYRALGCRGLARVDLFLRDDGTVVLNEVNTFPGMTSYSRYPRMMAAAGRPLADVLDRVVSLALEDHADAR from the coding sequence ATGAATAGGTTGAAGGTCGGCGTCGTGTTCGGTGGCGTGTCCGAGGAGCACCCGATCTCTGTCAAGTCCGCCCGGGAAGTTGCGGCGAATCTCGATCCGCGCCGGTACGAAACGTATTGGATCGGCATCACGACGACCGGCGCCTGGACGCTCTGCGACGGGCCCGCCGAAGGCTGGGAGGACGGGGCGCGCCCGGCGGTGCTGTCGCCGGACCGCGGCGTCCACGGGCTGCTCGTCCTGGACGAGGGACGCTACGAGACCATCCGCCTGGACGTCGTGCTGCCGGTGCTGCACGGCAAGCTCGGCGAGGACGGCGCGATGCAGGGCCTGCTGGAGCTCGCCGGCCTCCCCTACGCCGGCTGCGACGTCCAGAGCTCCGCCGTCTGCATGGACAAGTCCCTCGCCTACGTCGTCGCCGCGAGCGCGGGCATCGCGACGCCCAGGTTCTGGACCGTCCTGGCGGACGAGAAGCCCGACGGCGGCGAGTTCGGCTACCCCGTCTTCGTGAAGCCGGCCCGGTCCGGGTCGTCGTTCGGGGTCAGCAAGGTGACGAGCGAGGCGGACCTGGCCGGCGCGGTGGAGGCGGCGCGGCGGTACGACTCGAAGGTGGTGATCGAGGAGGCCGTCGCCGGCAGCGAGATCGGCTGCGCCGTCCTCGGGAACGGGGCCGACCTCACGGTGGGCGAGGTCGACCACATCGCGCTGTCCCACGGCTTCTTCCGGATCCACCAGGAGAGCACGCCCGAGTCCGGGTCCGACAACTCGACCCCGATCGTGCCCGCCGACATCCCGGCGGCGTCGCGCACGCTCGTCCAGGAGACCGCCAAGGCCATCTACCGCGCCCTCGGCTGCCGCGGGCTCGCGCGGGTGGACCTGTTCCTCCGCGACGACGGGACGGTGGTCCTCAACGAGGTCAACACGTTCCCCGGCATGACGTCGTACAGCCGCTACCCGCGGATGATGGCGGCCGCTGGACGGCCGCTCGCCGACGTGCTCGACCGCGTCGTGTCGCTGGCGCTGGAGGACCACGCCGATGCCCGCTGA
- a CDS encoding HAMP domain-containing sensor histidine kinase, which yields MARPPGLSVRVRLTLSYAGFLMIAGVLLLAASWVYLMRDAPLRTLVPDFSNLPLALNPRNRGPAVFGPVAAAMLLFLLVFGLVGGWILAGRMLAPLTRITDATRKAATGSLAHRIELEGRNDEFRELADAFDRMLERLEAHVAEQQRFAANASHELRTPLAVSQILLDVARSDPDHDTDRLVERLHAVNLRAIDLTEALILFSRAGQRSFARERVDLSLLAEEAAESLLPLAEERGRTIETSGDVAAAVGSHPLLLQLTTNLVHNAIVHNLPDDGTVWITTGAHDGAVTLTVENTGAPLSPRQVSTLTEPFQRGVDRVRGDHEGAGLGLAIVTSIAQAHDGTLTLTPRDTGGLRVTVRLPAAPPDAG from the coding sequence GTGGCTAGGCCGCCCGGCCTGAGCGTGCGCGTCAGGCTCACGCTCAGCTACGCCGGCTTCCTCATGATCGCCGGTGTGCTGCTGCTCGCCGCGTCGTGGGTGTACCTCATGCGCGACGCGCCCCTGCGCACCCTCGTCCCCGACTTCTCCAACCTCCCGCTCGCCCTCAACCCGCGCAACCGCGGCCCGGCCGTCTTCGGCCCGGTGGCGGCCGCGATGCTGCTGTTCCTGCTGGTGTTCGGGCTGGTCGGCGGCTGGATCCTGGCCGGTCGCATGCTGGCCCCGCTGACCCGCATCACCGACGCCACCCGCAAGGCGGCGACGGGGTCGCTCGCGCACCGCATCGAGCTGGAGGGCCGCAACGACGAGTTCCGCGAGCTGGCCGACGCGTTCGACCGCATGCTCGAGCGGCTCGAGGCGCACGTCGCCGAGCAGCAACGCTTCGCCGCCAACGCCTCGCACGAGCTGCGCACCCCGCTGGCGGTCAGTCAGATCCTGCTCGACGTCGCGCGCAGCGACCCCGACCACGACACCGACCGGCTGGTCGAGCGCCTGCACGCCGTCAACCTCCGCGCCATCGACCTCACCGAGGCGCTGATCCTGTTCAGCCGGGCCGGCCAGCGCTCCTTCGCCCGCGAGCGGGTCGACCTGTCGCTGCTCGCGGAGGAGGCGGCCGAATCGCTGCTGCCGCTCGCCGAGGAGCGCGGCCGCACCATCGAGACGTCCGGCGACGTCGCGGCCGCCGTCGGCTCGCACCCGCTGCTGCTGCAGCTGACCACGAACCTCGTGCACAACGCGATCGTGCACAACCTTCCCGACGACGGCACGGTGTGGATCACGACCGGCGCGCACGACGGCGCCGTCACGCTCACCGTCGAGAACACCGGCGCGCCGCTCTCGCCGCGGCAGGTCTCGACGCTCACCGAACCGTTCCAGCGCGGCGTCGACCGCGTCCGCGGCGACCACGAGGGCGCGGGCCTCGGCCTGGCCATCGTCACGAGCATCGCCCAGGCACACGACGGCACCCTCACCCTCACCCCGCGCGACACCGGAGGACTGCGTGTCACGGTGCGGCTGCCCGCCGCACCGCCGGACGCCGGCTGA